The Penaeus vannamei isolate JL-2024 chromosome 4, ASM4276789v1, whole genome shotgun sequence genome segment gaaagtgaaaacggTCTCTGAATTTTATCTTGTTCTTAAACTTCTTCAAAAGGTTTCATAAGGATAGAAGACTGTTACAACATGCAAACCTGTTTTAATGGCTTTTTGATATGCATCACAAGTAATGTACAAATATCAATTCCTTACAGGGAATGTTTTGGAGAATTGAATGATTTGAGAATACTAAAATTGGCTGCTTGATTTGCAATGTATTGatgtaaggatgtgtgtgtgtacacattattgCAATAGGATGTATGTGTTACTAATCCTTGTTTCATGATGGAACTATTAGAAAAAGTAGAAATGCCAATAACCGCCGTTTATTTTCATGCAGACTTTCTGTACCTCCGCTGTACAATCATGATATATTGGCCTCTCTTGACCAATTTCTTCCAATTTCAATGAGATTGACACAGTATTTTTCTGACAGCTGAGTTGGTAACTGACCCAAAACTTATTGGATAATGTTTTTGAGATGCAATTATtctgtaataattgtaatagtggtAGACATAAACATATTCTTAGGTGATGCATTGCTGAAGCTTAAATATATCAGTGTGTGAAGCACTTTCTTACCTAGATGATTTATggatatgaaaatgatatagCTTATAGTAAAGAGTAACGGCTTgatcgagtatatatatgtatatgtaaatatacatacatacatatatatatatatgtatatatatatatatgtatatatatacatattaatatatatatttatatatatacaacacacacatatacatccatatttatctatctatctctctataagcatatatatatgtatatatacaactcatattcatatgtacatgtatatatttatacatacatatacatataagtacttatatatatatatatatatatatatatatatatatatatatatatatatatatatatatatatgtgtgtgtgtgtgtgtgtgtgtgtgtgtgtgtgtgtgtgtgtgtgtgtgtgtgtgtgtgtatgtgtgtgtgcatatgtgtgtatgtatttgtgcgtatgtatatatatttatatatatatgtgtgtgtgtgtgtgtgtgtgtgtgtgtgtgtgtatatatatatatatatatatatatatatatatatacatgtaaaatttcaaaaaatattagaaatgGATGCCGGGTTCGTGAGAAAATGGAATCGGACGAAATAGAAATAGGCTTCGTAGAGCTACCGTCCATTCTGGAGGCGTACAGCTAAAAAGGGGAAAACTCAAATAACAAATATGTAAACagtagaaaacaataaaaaacacgtCCAGTAAACATGACCGAGATGGGCCTTGAATGGCTCGTTTTGTCTTCAGATTTGAGCCTTTCATTTCTCACCATTGCCGAAAAATAAGTCCTTGGTATCGAAGTTTGTCCAGCTCTGGCAATCCGAAAAAAGACGGTCAAGTCTCACCAGAGTGCCTTTCCTGTTTACCTTCTGGGTTAGAGAAACAGCCTAAAAGATAACAAGTCATTGGAAAGTGTAAATTGTGGATTTGCTTTTCGAAACGCAAATGCGGTCGCAGGATTTCGTTTTACCATCTGGGTCACTGATCTGGCCTTCAGATACTATCAACTACTGACAGCCATTTAGcctttttatcattgccatttacTTTCATGGTACTTCATCCTGGTATGAAGGAAAATGGTGAAATCTAAATGGCCAATTCAGGTTGCCCCATGAAGAGCATCTCAGTTAATGTGAAGACACTGTGACACCAATGGGAAAACGAAATTTTAGGGGccgtatcaaacacacacatatatatatgtgtgtgtgtgtgtgtgtgtgtttgtgtatttatttatttatttatttataaagagagagaaagagaatatatatctacattctctctctctctctgtcactctctctctctctttctttctctctctctctctctctctctctctctctctctctctctctctctctctctctatatatatatatatatatatatatatatatatatatatatatatatatatatacacctataggtgtatgtataatacacacatgccGGTACATACAGGACTCCATACATTCATTATGCGTGAATGGAAAGTGCTGGTTAATGTGGTTTTGAAATATGATCGAATCTATgttctccatatatctattttcatgtaACTCAAATGTCTTGTTCTTTTATCTACCAACTTTTTATGTTGCACGACTTGGGAGAAATAAAGTTTATATGTTTTGACTCGTTTATTGCAAACACATTCTGGGTATATGCTACCTTCGACGGATACACGGTCATTCTACAAAATGGCCACGTGGAAGGTTCATCGGTTTATGATAAATAACAATGGCACGCTTAGAATGTGATAACCTGACAGCTTTTCCAACAGCGGAGGACCCAGCCTCGTGCAATGAGCAGGTGCCCGTGGAGCCTTTTACAAGAATGTTTAGAGGATGTATATTGTACAAGCTATATCACTAGAAGTTAAATGGAACACTAGGCTGATTGTAGTTGTAGCCAGTGTTTGCAGCACAATCACCAGGCACGGTCTGGGTGGCCGTTATAGTATTTACCACGTTGTTAGTAAAATAGACTGTGGAAACGACAGGGTTGTCGACGGTTTGTGTGCGGTAAACTGTAGAAACAGGGCCGGCTACTGTTACAACCTCATTTACTCGCTGGGTCTCTGTGACTGCAACTGTCTGTTCTACCACAGACACTCGGGTAGACACTACAGACTGTACAACAGTGGTGGGTACTGTTACAGTGGAAACAATTACGTTCTCTTCAGTCTGAGTTATTATCTGAGTCTCGTAGCTAATCACAGTTGTTGGGACAACCTGAGTGTCGACttgggtttgtgtctgtgtgctgaACTGGGTGCGCTCTACTGTTTGGGTCTGGGTGTTCGTGACGAATTGGGTATTGTAGATGGTAGTGACAACAGGCACCAGCTCCGTGGACACCACTTGAGATGTCACGGCCGGAAGGGTAGATACTACTTCGTCAAGGACTGTAGAGACGATTGTGTTGGTATTGATAATAGTCTGACCGGGAAGGGTCTGAGTGACGACAATGGTGTTGGTGAAGTATTCGGTATTGACAATTGTCTCAGCTGGCAGAGTGTCGGTGACTGTGTTGGTGACATACTGTGTCTCAAATTCAGTGATGGTGGTAGGAATGACCTGTGTAGAGTATTCAAACTGGACAAGAGTCGTAAGGACAGTGCTTGTTTGCACTTCAACACGAGTGCTTTCGACAACGACTGTGGAGACAACTGTCTCAACGTTTGTAGAGAAGATGGTCTGAGCAGGAAGAGTCACAATAGATGTGTCGGTTACCGTGCTAGTCTCTGTGCGGGTGTTTGTGATATATTCAGTATTGTACACTGTGTTAACCACAGTCTCTGTATTAGTAATGGTTTGAGCTTGAATATCAACGTAAGTAGAGATGTCGGTACTCGTTACAACAACATCATTATAAATGGTAGTTGGGACGGCCTCAGTCTGAATCTGCACGTTAGTTTCTGTTACGATGGTGGTTTCACATGTTGCGTCTCCTGCAGGCTCCTTCACAGGTGGCAGATATCCCCCTAAGACTTCGTTGAGGCTCGGGTCTGGAGCGCCGGCGAAGGAGGGCTCGAGGGCACCCAGTTTGGCCGCCCAGGAGCTGTGAGTCAGCGCTATGAGGAGAAGCAGGGTTACGCTTCGACCCATCCTGTGGGAAATGGAACGATGAAATGTGATGAACAGTTGCACTTAAAAATATTATTTGTAAGCCAATAACTTAGGTTTCACCAACAACTTACCGATTCTCCTTTCTGTTATATTATTGTAAAGGTGATTTAATTAACAGTTGTACTTTCTGTAAgtttaatgtgtacatatacaaagtaCTCTTTATGGTAGAGTTATGCGCAGCATATAAACTCCATCATCTCTCCTCTCACAAGGCAATACAGTAATTCCCTAAATCGTTTTCGCGTATATACTTGAAAATGCTtgaagatataaatataagtgcAACAAACACAGAACTGCTAGCCGGCAATAGCAATGGCACATCACAAACATGTTGACAGAGTTAACGCTTGTCCTACTCATGAAAGGATTGAATCTGTATAACGTCGTACAGTTATTATGGTTTACTTTTATTGTACGAAAAAATAGTTAACCGAAAGTGAAGGGGCGGGCAGGGGCGTTGTAGTTATAGCCAGTCTGGGTCTGTTGGCAGGGTGCAGTCACCACCTGATTAACAGTCTGTTCTACTGTGTTACCAACAGTCTGGGTGATGACTTGGACTTGATCTTTTGTTACAGTAACAACTTCTTCGCGTATGTCTGCAGCGCCTGTGATGGTCTGGTAATCAGTGGCTTGAACATAAGCGGTACTGGTGACGAAACGCTCGTCCAGCTGATCCACCACTTGTGTGGATGTTACCACCTGTTCCACATACTGGGTTTCAAACTGTTGACGATCTTCCACTAGGGTGCTAGTCTGGGTCACTACCTCATTTCTGACCACAGTTGATGTAACATAATCTATGCGATTATCTGTAACTTGTACTACTTCAGTGCGTGTGTTCTCAACAGTTGCAAAAGCTTGCTCTGTCTGTACCACTTCTTGATACTGGGTATCTACTTGAGTCTCAGTAACGATCTGGGTATTAACGACAGGCAGTGGAGTCACAAAACGGACAGACTGTTCAGTCTGGACAACAACAGTGTCAACGACGGATGTGACATCAGGCAGCTGAGCCACTTCAGTCCGCTCGTCTTGTTGGGTCTCAACAACTGTGCTTACGATAGGCTGAGGCGTGAACACTGCCGTCTCCACTCTTTGCTCCTGCTGTGTCTGTGTCTCAAAGGCAGTTGTTACTGCAGTTTCCACCTGTGTGCTGGTAACCTGGACAGGCTCTGTGACCTGGGTGATGCTGGTGTCCACCTTCTCATTAACCTGTGTGGTTGCTACTACGCTAGTTTGAGTCACCTGCTCAACTACAGGTTCAGGCTGGAAAGGAACTTCAGCAATGCGTGTCTGCACTGCCTGCGCAACCTGCTCATAGGTTTGAGTAACAGGAACTTGAACCTGGCGGCTCTCTGTCTGGACCATGGTGGTGGTGACAGCCTGCACTTCTGTCACTACAGCCTGGGCTTGGGCAGTGCGGGTGCGGTCAACGGTAATGGGCTGGTCCACTCGCTGTGTTTGAATATCGACAATGGTAGTTGTTTGAATGGCATTTTCGCAGTTGTATCCTCCAGCGGGTTCGTTATCTGGAGGTAGATATCCACCTCCAACCAGGTTGTTGAGGAATTCGAGCTGAGCGGCAGCCGGGCCTGCGGCTGCAAGTACCACCATCAACACTTGCGCGGCGCGCATCCTGCAACGAAACGCAACACTTAGTGGCTGGACTCCAGTACCGGCAGGAGCGGTGCGGATGACTGGGTGGTAAAGTCCAACCACGTGACCGTGTTGGTCTCGCTGCAGGAGTGGGCGCGCGCCCGGAACTGAGATCACACACGTCACTTCATGTGGACTTTACCACACCCGACACCGCCTCGCCTCCAGCGATAGGTGAGAATACATCATACTTTCCTTTCATGTAGTTGATGCAGAAGGAAAATCCTACAGTATATATCCTAACAGTCATTTCAGGAAATTTTTGAAATTTTCAGACGAAGCAAATCTACGATCGTATAAGAATAATACAATTTtgtagataaagaaggaaaaaacagataATGGAAGGCAGACACTGAAAAAGATATGTGATACAAATATCTTGCAGACGTTGTTTCAGATCAGCAAGAGAAAGCGAATAATTCTATCAAATTCACTTCATCCTCCTCTAAGAATATAAAGAATGCAACATTTTACGTTGTATGATGGAGGCTGGCTGAGGACAGCTTAGCCAGGGATATGAAATGCAGAAAGTGAAAGGCTTGGCGCCGAACGTGCGGGTCTCCGGGGTACTGGGTTTGCCGTGCGAGGCGAGAGCACAACTTTCGTACTTCGGGACAAAGAACAgctaataaatgtatttatttgtctgcTATTTTTGCTTACTCACCCTTTTAACTTCACGCCAATTTCATACCATTGACGCCATGTAGCAAATTCAGTGAAATATTATGTTATGAGATAGGCTCTATCGATAGCACTCAAGCCTCCTGGGCAAAGTATGTATAGTTGAGGCTTGTTGAAACCTCCCGGGAGCAGCCCGTAGATTCAAAGGGAAAGTGAAAGTCTGCAGATCATTGCATGCAATCAAATTCAGTTTATATAATGAGAGTTGGGGGAAGCTGTGGccgaaagggagagtgaaaattattaaaacaaaTAAGCATTAAGGAATctgaaaaaaggatagaaaggaatagagcaggaaaagaggaaaagaggggagataaaaagtgagacaaagaaaaaaagaaagggaatgcaAGGGGAAGAGA includes the following:
- the LOC113820724 gene encoding 110 kDa antigen isoform X2 gives rise to the protein MRAAQVLMVVLAAAGPAAAQLEFLNNLVGGGYLPPDNEPAGGYNCENAIQTTTIVDIQTQRVDQPITVDRTRTAQAQAVVTEVQAVTTTMVQTESRQVQVPVTQTYEQVAQAVQTRIAEVPFQPEPVVEQVTQTSVVATTQVNEKVDTSITQVTEPVQVTSTQVETAVTTAFETQTQQEQRVETAVFTPQPIVSTVVETQQDERTEVAQLPDVTSVVDTVVVQTEQSVRFVTPLPVVNTQIVTETQVDTQYQEVVQTEQAFATVENTRTEVVQVTDNRIDYVTSTVVRNEVVTQTSTLVEDRQQFETQYVEQVVTSTQVVDQLDERFVTSTAYVQATDYQTITGAADIREEVVTVTKDQVQVITQTVGNTVEQTVNQVVTAPCQQTQTGYNYNAPARPFTFG
- the LOC113820724 gene encoding uncharacterized protein isoform X1, encoding MGRSVTLLLLIALTHSSWAAKLGALEPSFAGAPDPSLNEVLGGYLPPVKEPAGDATCETTIVTETNVQIQTEAVPTTIYNDVVVTSTDISTYVDIQAQTITNTETVVNTVYNTEYITNTRTETSTVTDTSIVTLPAQTIFSTNVETVVSTVVVESTRVEVQTSTVLTTLVQFEYSTQVIPTTITEFETQYVTNTVTDTLPAETIVNTEYFTNTIVVTQTLPGQTIINTNTIVSTVLDEVVSTLPAVTSQVVSTELVPVVTTIYNTQFVTNTQTQTVERTQFSTQTQTQVDTQVVPTTVISYETQIITQTEENVIVSTVTVPTTVVQSVVSTRVSVVEQTVAVTETQRVNEVVTVAGPVSTVYRTQTVDNPVVSTVYFTNNVVNTITATQTVPGDCAANTGYNYNQPSVPFNF